A stretch of Octopus bimaculoides isolate UCB-OBI-ISO-001 chromosome 23, ASM119413v2, whole genome shotgun sequence DNA encodes these proteins:
- the LOC106873856 gene encoding ubiquitin-like protein 5, with protein MLEITCNDRLGKKVRVKCKYPSASKEMNSLPLYCMCARYFLFLSSFRYTIFKDHITLNDYEIHDGMNLELYYQ; from the exons ATGCTTGAGATAACTTGTAATGACCGACTGGGAAAGAAAGTCAGAGTGAAGTGCAAGTATCCTTCTGCTTCCAAAGAGATGAATAGTCTTCCTCTTTATTGTATGTGTGCCAgat attttctatttttatcttctttcaggtACACCATATTTAAAGATCACATCACTTTAAATGACT ATGAAATCCATGATGGCATGAATCTAGAACTTTACTACCAATAA